The genomic segment AGCCACCGGCAACCCCCATGGAGGTCTGGAAGGACCCTAACTGCGGCTGCTGCAAAGATTGGGTGAAACACCTGGAACAAGCCGGCTTTGCCGTGCGGGTGTACGACACGGGCAACGAGGCCAAGCGCGCAGCGCTCGGCATGCCGCAGACCTTGGGCTCTTGCCACACCGGCGTGGTCGGTGGCTATGTCATTGAGGGCCATGTGCCGGCCAAAGACATCCAACGCCTGCTGCGCGAGAAGCCCAAGGCGCTGGGCCTGTCAGTGCCGGGCATGCCCATCGGTTCGCCGGGCATGGACGGCGCGATTTACAAGGGCCGCAAAGACCCGTTCGATGTGCTGCTGGTGGCCGCGAATGGCAGCAGCACCGTGTTCCAGAGTTACCGCTGAAAGGACTGCACCATGACTTTCTCTCAACTGGCACATTGGGTCGGCATCAGCCTTGCCACGCTGGTCTGCGCAGCGTCCGTGTTTGCCCAAGAAACCGCCGGGCTGGCCCAGGGCGAGGTCCGCAAGGTCGACAAGGCGGCCGCCAAGATCACCATCAAGCATGGCGACATTCCCTCCATCGAGATGCCGCCCATGACCATGGTGTTCGGCGTCAAAGACGCGGCCTTGCTGGAAAACGCCAAGGCGGGTGACAAAATCCGCTTCGATGTCATCCTGGAGGGCGGCAAGTACATCGTCACCCGACTCGAAGCCGACCGATAAGTCCCATGAAGCTTCTACTGCACCGCCTCACCCCTCGTGGCATCAGCGCCGCCTTGCTGGCGGCTCTGCTCTTCGGGGCCGGCACGCCGCTGGCCAAATGGCTGATGGGCGATGTGCAGCCTTGGATGCTGGCGGGCTTGCTCTACCTCGGCTCCGGGTTGGGCTTGGGCCTGTTCCGCAGGCTCAGTGGTGCGGCACCGGTGCAGCTCGCCCCCGGCGAGTGGCGCTGGCTGTTGGGTGCGATTGCCAGCGGGGGCGTGGTGGGCCCGATGTTGCTGATGGTGGGCTTAAGCGGCATGCCGGCGTCAGGCGCCTCTTTGCTGCTCAATGCTGAAGGTGTGTTCACCGCCGTGCTGGCATGGGTGGCTTTCCGCGAGAACGTGGACCGGCGCATTGCACTCGGTATGGCCGCCATTGCCGCCGGTGCGCTGGTGCTGAGCTGGCCCTCGCAGCCCGGGTTTGCGGGTGCGTGGCCGGCGCTGTGCATTCTGGGGGCCTGCCTGGCCTGGGCGCTGGACAACAACCTCACGCGCAAGGTGTCGCTGCACGATGCGAGCTGGATTGCCTGCGTCAAAGGTCTGGTGGCGGGCAGTGTGAATTTGTTACTCGCGCTCTTGCTGGGCAACGCTTTGCCGACATTACCGGCACTCGGCGGCGCCATGCTGGTGGGCCTGCTGGCTTACGGCGTGAGCCTAGTGCTGTTTGTGGTGGGCCTGCGGGAGCTGGGCACGGCGCGCACCGGCGCGTATTTTTCGCTGGCTCCGTTCTTTGGTGCGGCTCTGGGT from the Rhodoferax potami genome contains:
- a CDS encoding DUF411 domain-containing protein; its protein translation is MNTRRTVIATLGALLAAPAWAAKPPATPMEVWKDPNCGCCKDWVKHLEQAGFAVRVYDTGNEAKRAALGMPQTLGSCHTGVVGGYVIEGHVPAKDIQRLLREKPKALGLSVPGMPIGSPGMDGAIYKGRKDPFDVLLVAANGSSTVFQSYR
- a CDS encoding copper-binding protein — encoded protein: MTFSQLAHWVGISLATLVCAASVFAQETAGLAQGEVRKVDKAAAKITIKHGDIPSIEMPPMTMVFGVKDAALLENAKAGDKIRFDVILEGGKYIVTRLEADR
- a CDS encoding DMT family transporter, giving the protein MKLLLHRLTPRGISAALLAALLFGAGTPLAKWLMGDVQPWMLAGLLYLGSGLGLGLFRRLSGAAPVQLAPGEWRWLLGAIASGGVVGPMLLMVGLSGMPASGASLLLNAEGVFTAVLAWVAFRENVDRRIALGMAAIAAGALVLSWPSQPGFAGAWPALCILGACLAWALDNNLTRKVSLHDASWIACVKGLVAGSVNLLLALLLGNALPTLPALGGAMLVGLLAYGVSLVLFVVGLRELGTARTGAYFSLAPFFGAALGLATGEPLTWQLAVAAALMGLGLWLHLTEHHAHPHVHEALDHSHPHSHDLHHQHDHPDLPGLVLAPGEVHTHAHYHAPLHHSHPHYPDAHHQHAHP